A genomic region of Stegostoma tigrinum isolate sSteTig4 chromosome 13, sSteTig4.hap1, whole genome shotgun sequence contains the following coding sequences:
- the LOC125458359 gene encoding LOW QUALITY PROTEIN: trace amine-associated receptor 1-like (The sequence of the model RefSeq protein was modified relative to this genomic sequence to represent the inferred CDS: inserted 1 base in 1 codon), translated as MSCLGECIIFSAIIINTSSQEMNTTPFENWTTHYNLSGKASSATWQVIDQVVIFSVLTVIIAGTIFGNLLVIASIAYFXQLRTPTNAFIVSLAVADFLVGIIVMPFSMAKLVFGWYFGKEFCKIHTIMDVMLCTSSIMNLSCIALDRFYAVCYPLKYRFRMSKKRVTVLLLISWFVPALVSFVPLLFDVHLRGLEATLPFDPHSCVFTVNIPYAVSASVIAFYFPMLVMLVAYGKIFLVARIQARQIYTIDNGLEGRNIWTRCQNSSMKKERKAAKTLGIIMGCFLICWLPFFTTNYN; from the exons ATGAGCTGTCTTGGTGAGTGTATTATATTCTCGGCGATTATTATTAACACGTCGTCACAGGAGATGAATACTACACCGTTTGAAAACTGGACCACACACTATAACCTGTCAGGAAAGGCATCATCTGCAACATGGCAAGTCATAGACCAGGTTGTTATCTTCAGTGTTCTCACCGTGATTATAGCTGGGACTATCTTCGGAAATCTCTTAGTAATTGCTTCCATCGCTTACT ACCAACTGCGGACTCCAACTAACGCTTTTATAGTCTCCCTGGCTGTCGCAGATTTCCTCGTTGGCATTATTGTAATGCCTTTCAGCATGGCCAAGCTAGTCTTTGGATGGTACTTTGGGAAGGAGTTTTGCAAAATCCACACTATCATGGATGTGATGCTGTGCACCTCTTCCATTATGAACCTCAGTTGCATTGCCTTAGATCGGTTCTATGCTGTGTGTTACCCCTTGAAATATCGATTCAGGATGTCTAAAAAGAGAGTGACCGTCCTCCTCTTGATTAGTTGGTTTGTGCCTGCTTTGGTGTCGTTTGTGCCCTTGTTGTTCGATGTCCATTTGAGGGGATTGGAAGCCACTCTACCCTTTGATCCACATAGTTGTGTGTTTACGGTTAATATTCCTTATGCTGTTTCTGCTTCAGTAATCGCCTTCTACTTTCCCATGTTGGTGATGCTAGTGGCATATGGAAAAATATTCCTAGTAGCAAGGATCCAAGCCAGACAGATATATACCATTGACAACGGGTTAGAGGGAAGAAACATTTGGACGAGGTGCCAAAATTCTTccatgaagaaagaaaggaaagcagCTAAAACTCTTGGTATCATCATGGGATGTTTCCTCATCTGTTGGTTGCCATTCTTTACTACAAATTATAATTAA